Proteins encoded within one genomic window of Lagenorhynchus albirostris chromosome 9, mLagAlb1.1, whole genome shotgun sequence:
- the LOC132526151 gene encoding LOW QUALITY PROTEIN: olfactory receptor 5AN6-like (The sequence of the model RefSeq protein was modified relative to this genomic sequence to represent the inferred CDS: substituted 1 base at 1 genomic stop codon), producing the protein MVRDFKTRAGRRNNTTSTKFILLGFSDSPKLKIGLFSVFLGTYLLTVAWNLDFIILIRMDSSIHTPMYFFLSNLSLSFLDFCYVTSTTPKMLSDFFRKPEFISFMGCTMQYFFFASLGLTECCLLAAKAYDGYVAVCNPLLYTDITSPTLCVQVVVGAYIVGFSGSLIQLCALLQLHFCGPNGINHFCDLPQLLVLSCSETFLLQVIKFLIGVIFGVASVLIIVISYGYIPATILKISSVEGRAKGFNTCASHLAAVTFFFGSGLFVRMHPSTDHSLVYDKMASVFYTVVIPMLNPLTYSLRNKEIKDTLKWCKKKRMFSHCHSXLKVW; encoded by the exons ATGGTAAG AGACTTCAAGACAAGGGCTGGAAGAAGGAACAATACAACCAGCACCAAATTTATCCTCTTGGGATTCTCAGATTCTCCCAAGCTCAAGATTGGTCTCTTTTCAGTGTTCTTGGGGACTTACCTCTTGACAGTGGCCTGGAACCTGGATTTCATTATCCTGATTAGGATGGACTCCTCCATACATACACCCATGTACTTCTTCCTCAGCAACTTATCTTTATCCTTCTTAGATTTCTGCTATGTTACTTCTACAACACCCAAAATGCTCTCAGACTTCTTCCGGAAGCCTGAATTCATCTCCTTTATGGGATGCACCATGCAATACTTCTTTTTCGCTAGCCTGGGTCTGACGGAATGCTGTCTCCTGGCAGCGAAGGCTTATGATGGCTATGTTGCTGTTTGTAATCCTCTGCTCTACACAGATATCACGTCCCCCACCCTCTGTGTGCAGGTGGTGGTTGGAGCGTATATAGTTGGATTCTCTGGCTCATTGATCCAACTGTGCGCTTTACTTCAGCTCCATTTCTGTGGACCAAATGGTATCAATCACTTCTGTGACCTGCCTCAATTATTAGTCCTCTCCTGCTCTGAAACCTTTCTCCTACAAGTGATAAAGTTTCTGATAGGAGTGATTTTTGGTGTGGCATCTGTCTTAATCATCGTGATATCTTATGGTTATATCCCTGCCACCATCCTGAAGATCAGCTCAGTTGAAGGCAGGGCCAAGGGCTTCAACACCTGTGCTTCTCACCTGGCAGCAGTGACGTTTTTCTTTGGATCAGGACTCTTTGTCCGTATGCACCCCAGCACTGATCATTCTCTGGTCTATGACAAGATGGCATCAGTCTTCTATACAGTGGTGATCCCCATGTTGAATCCTTTGACTTACAGTCTAAGGAACAAGGAAATCAAAGATACCCTTAAGTGGTGTAAGAAGAAGAGAATGTTTTCCCATTGTCACAGTTAATTAAAGGTCTGGTAG